Part of the Sphaerochaeta associata genome is shown below.
TATCCAGAATACTGTTATAGAGACGTAACATTGGAGAAAAATGAAGTATATGATACTATTCGGCAAGGATTCTTTGAATTAGGTTATGATTGTGAAAATTATGGGAAACCGAATTGGAATCCATTGGGGACGATTATTCAGAAAGGTGACACTGTATTAATTAAGCCAAATTGGGTGTTTCATAAAAACGTTGAACCTATAAGTCATGATATGGACTGTATGGTAACCCATCCATCAATTCTCAGGGTTGTAATTGATTATGTGTTAATTGCACTTGGGGGTACAGGAAGGGTCATTATTGGAGATTCTCCTATACAACTTTGTGATCTGAAAGAATTAATGGAAGTTCATGGATACAATCGATTATGGGATTTTTATAAAGAGAGAAATATTAGTTTAGAGATTGTAGATTTCCGAGGTGTAATCGCAAGAATTGAGAAGGACCGAACTTTCACTGGAGAAGTAGATGATAATTTGGGTATACTGGTTAAGCTAAATGAAATGTCTGCATTTCATGAGAAGGCACATGCTGATAATTTCCGAATAACAAATTATCCTCCGGCAGAACTTCGCAAACATCATACACAATCAGTTCACGAGTACAATATTCATCCATTCGTCCTTGAAGCGAATGTAATAATCAATCTTCCAAAGCCGAAAGCTCATAGAAAGGCTGGTATCACGGCTTGTATGAAGAATTTTGTTGGCATAAATTCAAGGAAAGAATGTCTTCCTCATCATACAAAATATTCAATTGATGAAGGTGGTGATGAGTACTATAGAAGAAGTTATTTAAGATCTATATCATCAGACCTAAGAGATATTTATTTAACTCTAGCATATAATAAAAATAGATATACAAAATTTTTAAGCTTCTACACAAGTATCATAGATAAGTTGGGAAGGATTCTTTCAAGAGATAATTATTCAGAAGGTAGTTGGTATGGTAATGATACAATTTGGAGAACCATAATCGATTTAAATCTAATACTAAAGTATTCTAATAAACTCGGGAAGATTCAGAATCAGCCGCAGCGAAGAGTTCTAAATATTTGTGATATGATTATAGTTGGAGAGAAAGAGGGGCCTATGGAACCTTCTCCTAAACCTATTGGCTTGATTCTGTTAGGAAATGATAGTCTCCTTTGTGATATTGTTATCAGCAAGATTTTCGGTTGTAATTATAAAAAGATTAAGTACATCGATTATTTGATAAAGTTGGATGGAGCTCCGGATATTTCTAAACTGAATATCATGTATAATCAATCCAATATTTCATATGAAGAATTTTTATCACCAATAGAATGGCAGATTGAGTTTTCTGCTGGTTGGAATAATTTTTTATCTACAAGATCTAAGCTTATATACTAATTTGAAGAGATATTATGAAATTTAGCCTACTAATACCTGTTTATAATGTAGAGAATTATCTGAGAGATTGTTTAGACTCGGTTATTTCACAGGTATTTGATGATTTTGAGGTAATCTGTGTTGATGATGGTTCTACAGATTCTTCGGGTAAGATTTGTGACGAGTACAAAGCTCAATATCCTGAGAGGATATCAGTAATTCATAAAGTTAATGAAGGCTTGGTTAGTGCAAGACGGATTGGACTAAAAAATGCTATTGGTGAATATGTTTGTTTTTTGGATTCTGATGATTTCATTGTCCCATATTTTTTTGAAGTATTATTTCAAGAAATTCAGAGCTGCAATCCTGATATTGTGATATTTGGATATAATAGAGTAGATTTGTTTGGGAAATTTGTTGAAGAGGTTTCTCCTCCGCTAACTGGAGGTAGATATACTTTACAAGAAATGAGTAAAATAAGAGACATTGTAGTATCATCTGATAAGTTGAATAATTTGTGTTTTAAATGTATTAAGTCAGAAATAGTTGATATCGATACTGACTATACAAAATATTACTCAATCAGAAATGGTGAGGATTTGATTCAAAGCCTTCCAATATTTGATAAAGCAACCACGATATCTGTTATTAAGGATTGTTTATATTTATATAGGTCAAGCCCTAATAGTATGACTAATTCAAGAATTAGTATTAATAATATTAATTCATGGTTGGCAATGTATTCTGTTCTGTGTGAGTATGCTGAGAGATGGGGATATCCAGAGAGTGTTTATCGTCAAAGATTTGGCATTATTTTGAAGAGTATTTTTTCAAGTCTGATAATAAATAGATATGCAGACGCTATTCATAAAAAGAGTGAACAAAATGAATTGCTAAATAGGTTGATGGAGAATGATTTCCAGACTGCCTTACAATTATTTCGACCAAAAAAGTTATCAATAGAACAATTTTATAAATACATCCTAATTCCCAAGTCGCGTTTAATTGCAAGGATTTCTCTTGTTGTTTTGGGAGATTGTTATAGGTGGTTGAAAAAGTATTGATTTATGGGGATGCAACCAAAATTGAGTAAATATTTATTTTCTGTAATTCTACCAGTCTATAATGCGCAAAAATATCTTTGTTCTTGTTTGGACTCACTACTATCTCAATCATTTTCCAATTATGAGATTATTGCAGTCAATGATGGATCAACAGATGGTTCAAAAAAAATTCTTGATGATTATACTAAAAAAGATGCTCGTATAAGGGTGATAGATAAACTAAATCAAGGCCCATTATTAGCAAGAGTTGATGCTATTCGCTTGGCGGATTCAGAGTATTGCGTTTTTGTAGATTCTGATGATTGTGTCTCGCCTGATTTTTTCAGTACTCTTTTTAATGAGCTTTGTAGTAAAAGGCATGATATTTATATATATAACTATGAATTAATTTCTATTGATAATACTATTATTGAAAAAGCTGATACATTGTTTATTGATCAGTCAATCTTCTATGGAGAAAGTAAAAAGGAATTATATAAAAAAGTCCTTGAAGCAAAACTAAATTCTCTATGCATTAAAGCGATAAAAACCAAATTGCTAACCATCGGTACCACGTACAACGTCCACAACTTCCACAGGAATCGCTGAAAGGGGCCTCCAGGGCCTGATTTCGGGAGAACCGGTACCGTGTACCTTGTCCACAAAATCCACAGCAACGATAACAATTTTAAGGACTTTTAGATGACAGACATGCACATAAATGAGCAAAATCTTACTGAACAAGTGATAAAAGAAAATTGGCAAAGCCCAGATATCCAAGTTAGTATTGTTTGTACTGCTTATAATCACGAACCGTTTATCAGAGATGCTATAGAAGGATTTCTATCTCAAAAAACCAATTTTGCATTTGAGATAATTATTCATGATGATGCATCTACAGATGAAACTCCAAATATCATCATGGAGTATTATCCACGCTTCCCGGGTATTATAATCCCAATTCTTCAAAAAGAAAATCAATACTCAAAAGGGACTAGAATTTTCTCAACATTTCTCAACCCAATAATTAGAGGAAAATACATAGCACATTGTGAAGGGGATGATTATTGGATTGATCCAGAAAAGTTACAGAAACAGTTTGATGCTTTAGAGGAAAACCAAACCTGTGATATCTGTTTTCATCCAGCAAAAGCATTGTACCCAAATGGTACTTCAAGAATTATGTGTCTACACAGCAAATCCAAAAAAAAAATATTCTCTATAGGTGATGTGATTCTCGGTGGAGGTGGATTTATGCCAACCGCTTCTCTGTTTTATAGAAAGGAAATAAGAACTTCTGTTGATGCGTTTTTTGAAAAATATGGGAAATTTCCTGTTGGGGATGTAATGCTACAATTCCTTGCATCTAGAAGGGGGGGAGCCTTATACCTACCTATGATTGGATCAGTTTATCGTGTAAGGTCACTAGGAAGCTGGTCTTCCAGAATGATGAATGATTCAAACTTTGCAAAAGAAGTTCAGAAGAAAAGTATATTATGGAATGAAAAACTCAACGAATTCACTAGTTATGAATATAATTATTACTTTAGAAAAAAAATTACTAGGATTCTTTTAAGCTACGTTACAAACCCATATATGGAGAAAGATGAAAGAATATATTTTTTACAAAATTATTCAAGCTATTTAGATAAAACGTTAAAAATTAGATGTAAAATATTATTCCTTTTAAGATACTTGAAAAAATTCGCCAAACAGAGTTTTTCTAGATATGCAAGATGAACAAGAATCCCAATTCCATAAATAACTCAATTATTGGCGGCTTGCTCTGGAAACTTCTCGAACGCTTCGGCACCCAAGGCCTCCAATTCATCATCCAAATCATTCTTGCTCGCCTCCTTCTTCCTTCTGACTACGGAATACTAGCTTTAGTAGTTATTTTCATTACTATTGCAAACGTTTTTGTTCAGAGTGGGTTGAGTACCTCACTCATTCAGAAGAAAGTTGTCGATCAAGTTGATTATTCTTCTGTATTTTATGTCAGTCTTGGAATAGCAGGAATTCTTTATATAATACTTTTTCTCGTAGCCCCATTTATTGGAGCATTCTACGAGAATGACAGTTTGGCTCTAGTTCTTCGAGTTCTTGCATTAACTCTCTTCCCTGGAGCCTTCAATTCTATTCAAAATGCGATTGTCTCCAGAACAATGCAATTTAAACGGTTATTTTACAGTAGTGTAGGAGCTGGTATAGTTTCAGGTATCATTGGAATATATCTCGCATATCATGGTTTTGGGATATGGGCACTTGTATGGCAGCAACTAATTAATCAAATAAATATTACCTTGATACTTTGGTTTACTGTCAAATGGAGACCAACACTTCAGTTCTCTTTGGAACGAGTAAAAGTATTATTCTCCTTTGGGTGGAAACTTCTTGTTTCTTCCCTAATAGACACTACCTACCGTGATCTTAGAAGCTTAATAATTGGAAAAGTATATACTCCCGCAATGTTGGGCTACTACAATAGAGGTCAACAATTTCCTCAATTAATTATTAGCAATATCAATGGCTCAATCCAATCAGTCATGCTCCCGGCATTAGCAGCACAGCAAGACTATGCAGATCGAGTCAAGTCCATGATGCGTCGCTCCATTGTAACAAGTTGCTTTATCGTGTTTCCTATGATGGTAGGCCTCGCTGTTGTTGCTGAACCCTTAGTATTGCTACTTCTCACCGAGAAGTGGTTGCCTTCAGTTCCCTTTATACAGATTTTTTGTTTTTCCTACGCTTTGTGGCCAATACATACTGCTAACCTTCAAGCCATCAACGCAATGGGCAGAAGTGATATCTTCCTAAAGCTAGAGATCATCAAGAAGATCCTAGGACTAAGTATTCTTGCAGTTGCTCTTCCCTTTGGCGTGTACGTATTAGCACTGAGTGGGGTAATGAGTGGAATCATTTCATCCTTCATCAATGCATATCCCAATAAGAAACTCTTAAATTATGGTTATGGTGAACAAATCAAAGACATTTTGCCTTCTTTGTTCCTTTCTCTCGTTATGGGGGTAATTGTCTACCTGCTATTGTTCCTAGGGTTATCTCCACTCATTACCATGCTTCTACAGATAGGTGTTGGGACCATTGTCTATGTGGGGCTTGCTCTTCTGTTTAAGTTAGAATGCTTTACCTACCTTGTACAAACACTTTTATCATTAGTTAAGGGTAAACATAACTCTTAATCCTAATAGCAAACATTCGGTTTTCTGTTTCTGATATTTCCCGGAGGCGCTCATGTCCATACTTGTCACTCGCTCCTCTCTTCCTCCTTTTAATGAATACATTGAAGAATTGCGCTCAGTATGGGATACCCATTGGTTAACCAATATGGGATCCAAGCATAAGGAATTAGAAGCTTCCCTCTCTTCCTTTCTTGGTGCTGACTTTCTTTCACTTTTTACTAATGGGCACCTTGCTCTTGAAATGGTCTTGCAAGCATTGGGTCTTTCTGGTGAAGTTATAACCACTCCTTTCAGTTTTGCCTCTACCACCCATGCAATTGTTCGTAATGGATTGACTCCAGTCTTTTGTGACATAAAACCATCAGACTACACCCTCGACCCTTCCTTACTTGAATCATTCATTACGGATAAAACCTCTGCAATTCTCCCCGTCCATGTATACGGGAATATCTGTGATGTTGATGCAATTCAGAAGATTGCTGACAAGTATCATCTACGAGTTATCTATGACGCTGCCCATGCCTTTGCTGAAACCTATAAGGGCAAGGGTATTGGTTCCTTCGGGGATGCTTCCATGTTCAGCTTTCATGCCACCAAGGTGTTCAATACTATTGAAGGCGGTGCTATAGCTACTTCTGGTGTTGAACTTAAGAAGAAACTAGAAATGATCAAGAACTTTGGAATTAGTGGTCCTGAAGATGTTATAGCTGTGGGTGGTAATGCCAAGATGAATGAGTTCCAGGCAGCTATGGGGCTCTGCAATCTTCGGCATTTGAATGAAGAAATTGAGAAACGAAAGCAGATTGTAGAACGATATCGTAATAACTTGGGTCGAATAGCAGGGATTAAACTTAATTCAATTCCAGTTGATGTAACTGAGAACTACGCTTATTTCCCTGTGGTCTTTGATCAGTATCGATATACCAGAGACCAGGTATTCGAAAAGCTTAAAGAACATGAAATCTATGCTCGCAAGTACTTCTATCCAACCATCAATACCTTTGCATGTTATAGAGACAAGTATGATGCTGCAGAGACTCCTGTAGCTCAGTATATTGCTGAACGTGTTCTTACACTTCCTCTCTATGCAGACCTTTCCTTGGATGACGTAGATAGAATCTGCTCTATTATTACGAGGTGAATAGTTGTATGATAAGCAATTGTAGCCATCTGAAGGGGGGCTTCA
Proteins encoded:
- a CDS encoding DUF362 domain-containing protein: MKEDVYIGETDLIQYPQSQYYSPAIQYPEYCYRDVTLEKNEVYDTIRQGFFELGYDCENYGKPNWNPLGTIIQKGDTVLIKPNWVFHKNVEPISHDMDCMVTHPSILRVVIDYVLIALGGTGRVIIGDSPIQLCDLKELMEVHGYNRLWDFYKERNISLEIVDFRGVIARIEKDRTFTGEVDDNLGILVKLNEMSAFHEKAHADNFRITNYPPAELRKHHTQSVHEYNIHPFVLEANVIINLPKPKAHRKAGITACMKNFVGINSRKECLPHHTKYSIDEGGDEYYRRSYLRSISSDLRDIYLTLAYNKNRYTKFLSFYTSIIDKLGRILSRDNYSEGSWYGNDTIWRTIIDLNLILKYSNKLGKIQNQPQRRVLNICDMIIVGEKEGPMEPSPKPIGLILLGNDSLLCDIVISKIFGCNYKKIKYIDYLIKLDGAPDISKLNIMYNQSNISYEEFLSPIEWQIEFSAGWNNFLSTRSKLIY
- a CDS encoding glycosyltransferase family 2 protein; translated protein: MKFSLLIPVYNVENYLRDCLDSVISQVFDDFEVICVDDGSTDSSGKICDEYKAQYPERISVIHKVNEGLVSARRIGLKNAIGEYVCFLDSDDFIVPYFFEVLFQEIQSCNPDIVIFGYNRVDLFGKFVEEVSPPLTGGRYTLQEMSKIRDIVVSSDKLNNLCFKCIKSEIVDIDTDYTKYYSIRNGEDLIQSLPIFDKATTISVIKDCLYLYRSSPNSMTNSRISINNINSWLAMYSVLCEYAERWGYPESVYRQRFGIILKSIFSSLIINRYADAIHKKSEQNELLNRLMENDFQTALQLFRPKKLSIEQFYKYILIPKSRLIARISLVVLGDCYRWLKKY
- a CDS encoding glycosyltransferase family 2 protein produces the protein MQPKLSKYLFSVILPVYNAQKYLCSCLDSLLSQSFSNYEIIAVNDGSTDGSKKILDDYTKKDARIRVIDKLNQGPLLARVDAIRLADSEYCVFVDSDDCVSPDFFSTLFNELCSKRHDIYIYNYELISIDNTIIEKADTLFIDQSIFYGESKKELYKKVLEAKLNSLCIKAIKTKLLTIGTTYNVHNFHRNR
- a CDS encoding glycosyltransferase family 2 protein, with the translated sequence MTDMHINEQNLTEQVIKENWQSPDIQVSIVCTAYNHEPFIRDAIEGFLSQKTNFAFEIIIHDDASTDETPNIIMEYYPRFPGIIIPILQKENQYSKGTRIFSTFLNPIIRGKYIAHCEGDDYWIDPEKLQKQFDALEENQTCDICFHPAKALYPNGTSRIMCLHSKSKKKIFSIGDVILGGGGFMPTASLFYRKEIRTSVDAFFEKYGKFPVGDVMLQFLASRRGGALYLPMIGSVYRVRSLGSWSSRMMNDSNFAKEVQKKSILWNEKLNEFTSYEYNYYFRKKITRILLSYVTNPYMEKDERIYFLQNYSSYLDKTLKIRCKILFLLRYLKKFAKQSFSRYAR
- a CDS encoding lipopolysaccharide biosynthesis protein gives rise to the protein MNKNPNSINNSIIGGLLWKLLERFGTQGLQFIIQIILARLLLPSDYGILALVVIFITIANVFVQSGLSTSLIQKKVVDQVDYSSVFYVSLGIAGILYIILFLVAPFIGAFYENDSLALVLRVLALTLFPGAFNSIQNAIVSRTMQFKRLFYSSVGAGIVSGIIGIYLAYHGFGIWALVWQQLINQINITLILWFTVKWRPTLQFSLERVKVLFSFGWKLLVSSLIDTTYRDLRSLIIGKVYTPAMLGYYNRGQQFPQLIISNINGSIQSVMLPALAAQQDYADRVKSMMRRSIVTSCFIVFPMMVGLAVVAEPLVLLLLTEKWLPSVPFIQIFCFSYALWPIHTANLQAINAMGRSDIFLKLEIIKKILGLSILAVALPFGVYVLALSGVMSGIISSFINAYPNKKLLNYGYGEQIKDILPSLFLSLVMGVIVYLLLFLGLSPLITMLLQIGVGTIVYVGLALLFKLECFTYLVQTLLSLVKGKHNS
- a CDS encoding DegT/DnrJ/EryC1/StrS family aminotransferase; this encodes MSILVTRSSLPPFNEYIEELRSVWDTHWLTNMGSKHKELEASLSSFLGADFLSLFTNGHLALEMVLQALGLSGEVITTPFSFASTTHAIVRNGLTPVFCDIKPSDYTLDPSLLESFITDKTSAILPVHVYGNICDVDAIQKIADKYHLRVIYDAAHAFAETYKGKGIGSFGDASMFSFHATKVFNTIEGGAIATSGVELKKKLEMIKNFGISGPEDVIAVGGNAKMNEFQAAMGLCNLRHLNEEIEKRKQIVERYRNNLGRIAGIKLNSIPVDVTENYAYFPVVFDQYRYTRDQVFEKLKEHEIYARKYFYPTINTFACYRDKYDAAETPVAQYIAERVLTLPLYADLSLDDVDRICSIITR